In Actinoplanes sp. NBC_00393, a single genomic region encodes these proteins:
- a CDS encoding winged helix DNA-binding domain-containing protein, producing MISARALNRATLARQMLLEREPAPVEDAVRRLVGLQAQAPGSPYLALWNRILNFEPAAFDEAFATGMVVKATLMRITLHAVHRDDHPMLHNAVLRVLRAARLGDARFIRSGVSIAEVDAFLPELLAFADRPRTVPEISQLLAERFGGDRPGLWWALRTVAPLHHVPTGGPWSFGERSFIAAPAGLTLASRDESVRTLVRRYLAAFGPATIADMSQFTLLPRTTLREAVRTLELAQPTPQMYDLPGAPLPPEDVPAPPRLLPMWDNVLLAYADRARLIPPEYRKAVIRMNGDVLPAVLVDGYVAGVWRAVPNGIEATAFHPLPAATWDALAAEAAALSAFLASRDPLVYARYAHWWAKPLPAAQTRLLPS from the coding sequence ATGATCTCCGCACGTGCTCTGAACCGGGCGACCCTGGCCCGGCAGATGCTCCTCGAGCGGGAACCGGCGCCGGTCGAGGACGCGGTGCGCCGCCTGGTCGGACTGCAGGCTCAGGCGCCGGGTTCGCCGTACCTCGCGCTCTGGAACCGGATCTTGAACTTCGAGCCGGCGGCGTTCGACGAAGCCTTCGCCACCGGCATGGTCGTGAAAGCCACCCTGATGCGGATCACCCTGCACGCGGTGCACCGCGATGATCATCCGATGCTGCACAACGCCGTGCTGCGGGTGCTGCGCGCGGCACGGCTGGGTGATGCCCGGTTTATCCGCAGCGGGGTGTCGATCGCCGAGGTCGACGCGTTCCTGCCGGAGCTGCTCGCGTTCGCGGACCGGCCCCGGACGGTGCCGGAGATCTCCCAGCTGCTCGCGGAACGGTTCGGCGGTGATCGTCCCGGCCTGTGGTGGGCGCTGCGGACCGTCGCGCCGCTGCACCACGTGCCGACCGGCGGACCGTGGTCGTTCGGCGAGCGTTCGTTCATCGCGGCCCCGGCCGGTCTGACGCTCGCTTCGCGCGACGAGTCTGTCCGGACGCTGGTGCGGCGCTACCTGGCCGCCTTCGGCCCGGCGACCATCGCCGACATGTCCCAGTTCACGCTGCTGCCGCGCACGACTCTGCGCGAGGCGGTGCGCACGTTGGAGCTCGCCCAGCCAACCCCACAGATGTACGACCTACCCGGCGCCCCGCTGCCCCCGGAGGACGTGCCGGCCCCGCCCCGCCTGCTGCCCATGTGGGACAACGTCCTCCTCGCCTACGCCGACCGCGCCCGCCTGATCCCGCCCGAATACCGCAAGGCAGTGATCCGCATGAACGGCGACGTGCTCCCGGCCGTCCTGGTCGACGGCTACGTGGCGGGGGTGTGGCGCGCCGTCCCCAACGGCATCGAGGCAACCGCCTTCCACCCGCTCCCCGCCGCGACCTGGGACGCCCTGGCCGCCGAAGCCGCCGCCCTGTCCGCTTTCCTCGCCTCGCGCGACCCGCTCGTCTACGCCCGCTACGCCCACTGGTGGGCAAAACCGCTCCCCGCCGCCCAAACCCGCCTGCTCCCCAGCTGA
- a CDS encoding TVP38/TMEM64 family protein — MTDILIAPRGVEHLADPQAVAQAAPGWKRRLVRFGMLAAVVGALALAATTLPLQEIGASVDDLGPGAPAAVAVVGGLLLSVLVPRTAITLLCGLLLGAATGALAALAAAIIAATATYYAGRWAGRGALQARAGSRLARLDGWLNRRGLAAVLLVRFLPLAPFGLVGYAYGTTSVCRKRYLLGTTIAAIPSTVTYAVIGAAVAAPGEMNAATLAPAAIGFALSTAIVLRWRYTARRDAATA; from the coding sequence ATGACCGACATCCTGATCGCCCCGCGGGGCGTGGAACACCTCGCGGACCCTCAGGCCGTTGCACAGGCTGCCCCTGGTTGGAAGCGCCGCCTCGTCCGGTTCGGCATGCTCGCCGCGGTGGTGGGCGCCCTCGCCCTCGCGGCCACCACGCTCCCGCTGCAGGAGATCGGCGCCAGCGTCGACGATCTCGGCCCGGGTGCTCCGGCCGCGGTCGCGGTGGTCGGCGGACTGCTGCTCTCGGTGCTCGTACCCCGTACCGCAATCACGCTCCTCTGCGGTCTCCTCCTCGGCGCCGCAACCGGTGCGCTCGCCGCGCTGGCCGCCGCGATCATCGCGGCGACCGCGACCTACTACGCCGGCCGCTGGGCCGGCCGTGGCGCCCTGCAGGCCCGCGCCGGCAGCCGCCTGGCCCGCCTGGACGGCTGGCTGAACCGGCGCGGCCTGGCCGCGGTGCTGCTGGTCCGGTTCCTGCCGCTGGCCCCGTTCGGCCTGGTCGGCTACGCCTACGGCACCACCAGCGTCTGCCGCAAGCGCTACCTGCTGGGCACCACGATCGCCGCCATCCCGTCCACGGTCACCTACGCGGTGATCGGCGCGGCCGTGGCCGCCCCCGGCGAGATGAACGCCGCCACGCTGGCTCCCGCGGCGATCGGCTTCGCCCTCTCCACCGCGATCGTCCTGCGCTGGCGCTACACCGCCCGTCGCGACGCGGCCACTGCCTGA
- a CDS encoding type 1 glutamine amidotransferase, with the protein MSTEALRIVWIYPDLLSTYGDRGNLLILAHRAAARGIPVETYEVRSDQRMPATADIYLIGGGEDGPQALAAQRLITDGGLHRAVNQGSSVLAICAGYQLFGHSFFAKGAKCAGLGLLDITSDRGTSRAVGELRGDIDPRLGLPPLTGFENHGGRTHLGAHAAPLARVTAGIGNDGQTEGAWAGKILGTYSHGPALARNPALADLLLRWSTGADRLAPLDDTWADRLRGERLAAASPA; encoded by the coding sequence GTGTCAACTGAGGCCCTGCGGATCGTGTGGATCTACCCCGATCTGCTCTCGACCTACGGCGACCGGGGCAACCTGCTGATCCTGGCGCACCGGGCGGCCGCCCGCGGCATCCCGGTGGAGACCTACGAGGTGCGCTCCGACCAGCGGATGCCCGCGACCGCCGACATCTATCTGATCGGCGGCGGCGAGGACGGCCCGCAGGCCCTCGCCGCACAACGGCTGATCACCGACGGCGGTCTGCACCGCGCGGTCAACCAGGGCTCCTCGGTTCTGGCCATCTGCGCCGGTTACCAGCTCTTCGGTCACTCGTTCTTCGCCAAGGGAGCGAAGTGCGCCGGGCTGGGGCTGCTCGACATCACCTCGGACCGGGGCACGAGCCGCGCGGTCGGCGAACTGCGCGGCGACATCGACCCGCGGCTCGGTCTGCCGCCGCTGACCGGTTTCGAGAACCACGGCGGGCGTACGCATCTCGGTGCTCACGCCGCGCCACTGGCAAGGGTGACCGCCGGCATCGGCAACGACGGCCAGACTGAGGGGGCGTGGGCAGGGAAGATCCTCGGCACGTACTCGCACGGCCCGGCGCTCGCCCGCAACCCAGCTCTAGCCGATCTGCTACTCCGTTGGTCCACCGGCGCGGATAGGCTTGCGCCCCTGGATGACACCTGGGCCGACCGGCTGCGGGGAGAACGGCTGGCCGCGGCCAGCCCAGCGTGA
- a CDS encoding Mur ligase family protein, whose product MPLIAKVATTASKTAAALSRAAGRGDGSVIGGWIGLKIDPDLLAHLASGRAVALVSGTNGKTTTTRLTAAAVGVLGRVATNSFGANMPTGHTSALAKEGHTPFAVLEVDEHYLAQVIDSTRPKVVALLNLSRDQLDRAKEVAMMAQLWKTALAGHPEIRVVANADDPMVVWAASSSPQVTWFSAGQRWHDDSFVCPESGHPIERSGGEWWCTGCPLRRPRPSWTVEDEGVIDPRGDWHLVKLQLPGRVNIGNAATALAVAAEFGVRPIEALPRLSRVTSIAGRYAQVDRDGRNIRLLLAKNPASWLEAFDMADQAPTLLSINARDPDGLDTSWLWDVDFSPLRTRPILITGDRAYDLAVRLQVNQVPFRHVLSFDEALRAVPPGRLEVIANYTAFQDIRAELDRVN is encoded by the coding sequence ATGCCTCTCATCGCCAAGGTCGCGACCACCGCGTCGAAGACCGCGGCGGCGCTCTCGAGGGCCGCGGGACGCGGCGACGGTTCAGTGATCGGCGGCTGGATCGGCCTCAAGATCGACCCTGACCTACTGGCGCACCTCGCGTCCGGCCGTGCCGTGGCGCTGGTTTCCGGCACGAACGGCAAGACCACCACCACCCGGCTCACCGCCGCCGCCGTCGGCGTGCTCGGCCGGGTCGCCACCAACTCGTTCGGCGCGAACATGCCGACCGGCCACACCTCGGCGCTGGCGAAGGAGGGGCATACCCCGTTCGCCGTGCTCGAGGTGGACGAGCACTACCTGGCCCAGGTGATCGACTCCACCCGGCCCAAGGTGGTGGCGCTGCTCAACCTCTCCCGCGACCAGCTGGACCGGGCGAAGGAGGTGGCGATGATGGCCCAGCTGTGGAAGACCGCGCTGGCCGGCCACCCCGAGATCCGGGTGGTGGCCAACGCCGACGACCCGATGGTGGTCTGGGCGGCGAGCAGCAGCCCGCAGGTGACCTGGTTCAGCGCCGGCCAGCGGTGGCACGACGACTCGTTCGTCTGCCCGGAGAGCGGCCACCCGATCGAGCGGTCCGGCGGCGAGTGGTGGTGCACCGGTTGCCCGCTGCGCCGCCCGCGACCGAGCTGGACGGTCGAGGACGAGGGCGTGATCGACCCGCGCGGCGACTGGCACCTGGTCAAGCTGCAGCTTCCGGGCCGGGTCAACATCGGTAACGCGGCCACCGCGCTGGCGGTCGCCGCCGAGTTCGGAGTACGCCCGATCGAGGCGCTCCCCCGCCTCTCCCGGGTGACGTCGATCGCCGGCCGGTACGCCCAGGTCGACCGGGACGGCCGCAACATCCGGCTGCTGCTCGCGAAGAACCCGGCCAGCTGGCTCGAGGCGTTCGACATGGCTGATCAAGCCCCTACGCTGCTCTCCATCAACGCGCGGGACCCGGACGGCCTGGACACCTCGTGGCTGTGGGACGTCGATTTCTCGCCGCTGCGCACCCGGCCGATTCTGATCACCGGCGACCGGGCCTACGACCTGGCCGTCCGGCTCCAGGTGAACCAGGTGCCGTTCCGGCACGTACTCAGTTTCGACGAGGCGCTGCGGGCCGTGCCGCCCGGCCGCCTCGAAGTGATCGCCAACTACACGGCGTTCCAGGACATCCGAGCGGAGTTGGACCGTGTCAACTGA
- a CDS encoding C40 family peptidase — MTASPAAASATTTAPVTAASAAAKVTPKLTIKASTRSLPWGSRLKVTAKVINPKTGKVARGTIRLQGWTGKKWKTWDIKKVTTGSVTLSGKPSATAYTRTIFSGAGYNTRSTSKLRITVRASGAKVLAEAKRHKGALYLFGASGPKRFDCSGFTKYVYKKSAGKSLPHKAHSQQKYGKSVSKGSKKIGDLIVFRKGSYGYHAGIYAGNGYIYDSPHSGARVGKHKIWNSNYVVRRLVA, encoded by the coding sequence GTGACCGCCTCGCCCGCCGCGGCGTCGGCCACCACCACCGCCCCGGTCACCGCCGCCTCGGCGGCCGCGAAGGTCACACCCAAGCTGACCATCAAGGCCAGCACCCGGAGCCTGCCGTGGGGCTCCAGACTCAAGGTCACCGCCAAGGTGATCAACCCGAAGACCGGCAAGGTCGCCCGGGGCACCATCCGGCTCCAGGGCTGGACCGGCAAGAAGTGGAAGACCTGGGACATCAAGAAGGTGACGACCGGTTCGGTCACACTTTCCGGAAAGCCCAGCGCCACCGCGTACACCCGGACGATCTTCTCCGGGGCCGGCTACAACACCCGGTCGACCAGCAAGCTCCGGATCACCGTCCGGGCCAGCGGCGCCAAGGTCCTCGCCGAGGCCAAGCGGCACAAGGGCGCGCTGTACCTTTTCGGGGCCAGTGGTCCCAAGCGGTTCGACTGCTCCGGCTTCACCAAGTACGTCTACAAGAAGTCGGCCGGCAAGTCGCTGCCGCACAAGGCGCACTCGCAGCAGAAGTACGGCAAGTCGGTCTCCAAGGGCAGCAAGAAGATCGGTGACCTGATCGTGTTCCGCAAGGGCTCGTACGGTTACCACGCCGGCATCTACGCCGGCAACGGCTACATCTACGACTCGCCGCACAGCGGTGCCCGGGTCGGCAAGCACAAGATCTGGAACAGCAACTACGTCGTGCGGCGCCTGGTCGCCTGA